A region from the Microcebus murinus isolate Inina chromosome 27, M.murinus_Inina_mat1.0, whole genome shotgun sequence genome encodes:
- the C2CD4C gene encoding C2 calcium-dependent domain-containing protein 4C, protein MRKTNMWFLERLRGTGENGATRGVGGESGDKASKGPLYSNVLTPDKIPDFFIPPKLPSGPTEAEAQATLGPSTSEQNLASAAPCRAPRSPRLPAKLAAESKNLLKAATRHVIQIESAEDWPAEEATNADPQAQGAMSLPSVPKAQTSYGFATLAESPHTRRKESLFHSEHGALAQVGSPGTGRRRAGAKANGADGGSREAGGALMSPSRYFSGGESDTGSSAESSPFGSPLLSRSVSLLKGFAQDSQAKVSQLKHSVGRHGSLSADDSTPDTSPGIRRRLIRRATPEPGPESGQAPRGEHTVRMGPRGSVRLLAEYEAAQARLRVRLLAAEGLYDRLCDARSINCCVGLCLVPGKLQKQRSTIIKNSRNPVFNEDFFFDGLGPASVRKLALRIKVVNKGSSLKRDTLLGEEELPLTSLLPFL, encoded by the coding sequence ATGAGGAAAACCAACATGTGGTTCTTGGAGCGGCTTCGGGGGACCGGGGAAAACGGTGCCACCCGAGGCGTGGGGGGCGAGTCGGGGGACAAGGCCTCCAAAGGGCCCCTGTACAGCAACGTGCTGACACCCGACAAGATCCCCGACTTTTTCATCCCCCCCAAGCTGCCCTCGGGCCCCACGGAGGCTGAGGCACAGGCCACGCTGGGCCCGTCCACGTCAGAACAGAACCTGGCCTCGGCCGCGCCCTGCCGCGCCCCCCGGAGCCCCCGGCTGCCGGCCAAGCTGGCAGCCGAGAGCAAGAACCTGCTGAAGGCAGCCACCCGGCACGTGATCCAGATAGAGAGCGCGGAGGACTGGCCGGCCGAGGAGGCCACCAACGCTGACCCCCAGGCCCAGGGCGCCATGTCTCTGCCCTCGGTGCCCAAGGCCCAGACGTCCTATGGCTTTGCCACGCTGGCCGAGAGCCCCCACACACGTCGCAAGGAGTCTCTGTTCCACAGTGAGCATGGGGCCCTGGCCCAGGTGGGCTCCCCAGGCACCGGGCGCCGTCGGGCCGGGGCCAAGGCCAACGGGGCTGACGGGGGGTCTAGGGAGGCTGGGGGGGCTCTCATGAGCCCCAGCCGATACTTTAGTGGGGGGGAGAGTGACACCGGGTCCTCGGCCGAGTCCTCCCCCTTCGGGTCCCCTCTGCTCTCCCGCTCCGTGTCTCTGCTCAAGGGCTTTGCCCAGGACAGCCAGGCCAAGGTGAGCCAGCTCAAGCACTCGGTTGGCCGCCACGGCTCCCTGTCGGCTGACGACAGCACGCCGGACACCAGCCCGGGGATCCGGCGCCGCCTGATTCGCCGGGCCACCCCGGAGCCAGGCCCCGAGTCCGGCCAGGCGCCCCGAGGGGAGCACACGGTGCGGATGGGCCCCAGGGGCAGCGTGCGGCTGCTGGCGGAGTACGAGGCGGCCCAGGCCCGCCTGCGGGTGCGCCTACTGGCTGCCGAGGGCCTGTACGACCGCCTGTGCGACGCCCGCAGCATCAACTGCTGCGTGGGCCTGTGCCTGGTGCCCGGCAAGCTGCAGAAGCAGCGCAGCACCATCATCAAGAACAGCCGCAACCCCGTCTTCAACGAGGACTTCTTCTTCGACGGCCTGGGGCCGGCCAGTGTCCGGAAGCTGGCCCTCAGGATCAAGGTGGTCAACAAAGGCAGCAGCCTCAAACGGGACACGCTGCTCGGGGAGGAGGAGCTGCCTCTGACCTCCCTGCTGCCCTTCCTGTAG